In one window of Micromonospora cathayae DNA:
- a CDS encoding SDR family oxidoreductase gives MADDARDRTPCDRVALVTGGAGGIGAAVARRLAASGRRVVVADLAVPAGEALAAEIGGVFVRTDVTSLDDNRAVVAAAARLGRLDVVHLNAGVSGGCGFGDEFAPDRYLRALSVNLNGVVFGVHAALPRLRGRGGTIVVTGSLAGLVGSAFDPVYATTKHAVIGLVRCLAPALAPDGIRINALCPTFVDTPFIDEARAGLRDRGLPVLTPDQVADAFGTVLDSPGSGQAWVLRPGVLQPFPFPPLPEASPAAAR, from the coding sequence GTGGCTGACGACGCTCGCGACCGGACCCCCTGCGACCGGGTCGCGCTGGTCACCGGCGGCGCCGGTGGGATCGGCGCCGCGGTGGCCCGGCGGCTGGCTGCCTCAGGGCGTCGGGTGGTCGTCGCCGACCTGGCGGTGCCCGCGGGTGAGGCACTGGCGGCCGAGATCGGCGGTGTCTTCGTCCGTACCGACGTGACCAGCCTCGACGACAACCGGGCGGTGGTCGCGGCGGCGGCCCGGCTGGGCCGGCTCGACGTGGTGCACCTGAACGCGGGGGTGAGCGGCGGCTGCGGGTTCGGCGACGAGTTCGCGCCGGACCGTTACCTGCGGGCGCTGTCGGTCAACCTCAACGGGGTGGTGTTCGGAGTGCACGCGGCGCTGCCCCGGCTGCGCGGCCGGGGCGGCACGATCGTGGTCACCGGCAGCCTGGCCGGCCTGGTCGGGTCCGCCTTCGACCCGGTCTACGCGACCACCAAGCACGCCGTGATCGGCCTGGTCCGGTGTCTGGCGCCGGCCCTGGCACCGGACGGAATCCGGATCAACGCGCTCTGTCCGACCTTCGTCGACACCCCGTTCATCGACGAGGCGCGGGCCGGCCTACGGGACCGGGGGCTGCCGGTCCTCACCCCCGACCAGGTGGCCGACGCCTTCGGGACCGTCCTCGACAGTCCCGGCAGCGGGCAGGCGTGGGTGCTCCGCCCGGGGGTGCTGCAACCGTTCCCGTTCCCCCCGCTGCCCGAGGCGTCGCCCGCCGCGGCGCGCTGA
- a CDS encoding NAD(P)/FAD-dependent oxidoreductase: MFDVIVVGARCAGSPVAMLLARRGHRVLMVDRSSFPSDTVSTHYIHQAGLSRLQDWGLLDEVIAAGTPAVRKMNFSYTGIPLVGWADPIDGIDAVYCPRRVVLDEILVNAARRAGVEVIEQFTMTDLVFDEGRVVGIRGREGDGPEQEFRSSVVVGADGFHSTVARKVNAELYNVRPASGFIYYSYYSGLDWEMQHKTGFHEQWFGAWPTNFDQHMVAVICSRRQLKEFRQDPERRFLAVFDDVEPEKGQQLRELGRREEPLRPMRYPDNYYRKSHGPGWALVGDAGYHKDPITGWGMTDAFLHGELLADKINEALSGLRTMDDALAEYAKLRDEESAPVYDFTTTMAEFHLPPFLETVLSAISKSDAWTTKMLGMIAGGVDGGEIFAPDALERLYNDTGVPEDERLYEWA; this comes from the coding sequence ATGTTCGATGTAATCGTTGTCGGTGCGCGCTGCGCGGGTTCGCCGGTGGCAATGCTGTTGGCGCGGCGCGGTCATCGGGTATTGATGGTCGACCGTTCGTCATTCCCCAGTGACACGGTGTCGACCCATTACATCCACCAGGCCGGGCTGTCCCGCCTCCAGGACTGGGGACTCCTCGACGAGGTGATCGCCGCCGGAACGCCGGCCGTCCGCAAGATGAACTTCTCCTACACCGGTATCCCGCTGGTCGGCTGGGCCGACCCCATCGACGGCATCGACGCGGTCTACTGCCCGCGTCGGGTCGTGCTCGACGAGATCCTGGTCAACGCCGCCCGCCGGGCCGGCGTCGAGGTGATCGAGCAGTTCACCATGACCGACCTGGTCTTCGACGAGGGACGCGTGGTGGGCATCCGGGGCCGCGAGGGCGACGGGCCGGAGCAGGAGTTCCGGTCCAGCGTGGTGGTGGGTGCGGACGGCTTCCACTCCACCGTGGCCCGCAAGGTCAACGCCGAGCTGTACAACGTACGCCCCGCCTCGGGGTTCATCTACTACTCGTACTACAGCGGTCTCGACTGGGAGATGCAGCACAAGACCGGCTTCCACGAGCAGTGGTTCGGTGCCTGGCCGACCAACTTCGACCAGCACATGGTCGCGGTGATCTGCAGCCGCCGGCAGCTCAAGGAGTTCCGGCAGGACCCGGAGCGCCGCTTCCTCGCCGTCTTCGACGACGTCGAGCCGGAGAAGGGCCAGCAGCTTCGCGAGCTGGGCCGGCGGGAGGAGCCGCTGCGGCCGATGCGCTACCCGGACAACTACTACCGCAAGTCGCACGGACCGGGCTGGGCGCTGGTCGGCGACGCCGGCTACCACAAGGACCCGATCACCGGCTGGGGCATGACGGACGCGTTCCTCCACGGTGAGCTGCTCGCCGACAAGATCAACGAGGCGCTCTCCGGACTGCGGACCATGGACGACGCGTTGGCCGAGTACGCCAAGCTGCGCGACGAGGAGAGCGCGCCGGTCTACGACTTCACCACCACCATGGCCGAGTTCCACCTCCCTCCGTTCCTGGAGACGGTGCTCTCGGCGATCAGCAAGAGCGACGCGTGGACGACCAAGATGCTCGGGATGATCGCCGGTGGCGTGGACGGCGGCGAGATCTTCGCGCCGGACGCCCTCGAGCGCCTCTACAACGACACCGGTGTGCCCGAGGACGAGCGCCTCTACGAGTGGGCGTGA
- a CDS encoding acyltransferase domain-containing protein, translating into MVTTTSRPRAVALMFPGQGAQHVRMAAGLYGWEEVFTSVLDRAFALLGPEGPAIRRDWLADGPPDLLDDATRAQPLLYAVDYALGRTVLSWGVRPVALLGHSVGELAAATLAGVLDFADGVRLIRDRVASCRLAPPGGMLAVAATPDEVAAHLGDGVAVAAVNAPRQLLLAGPAAPLAAAERALRAEGRACLPVRSRQPFHSPAMTAAAESSLEQWRLTRLRPPRRTVYSAYLGDVLTAAHACDPRFWARQPVDPVLFGPTLDRLLAAGDVLLVEAGPGRGLTALASRHRAVASGASAVVAMLPARPGGPDDDRDALRLAARRIAVEAQLAHEVVLPR; encoded by the coding sequence ATGGTCACCACGACGAGTCGGCCCCGGGCGGTGGCGCTGATGTTTCCCGGCCAGGGCGCGCAGCACGTCCGGATGGCCGCCGGACTGTACGGCTGGGAGGAGGTGTTCACCTCGGTCCTGGACCGGGCCTTCGCGCTGCTCGGCCCGGAGGGGCCGGCGATCCGGCGGGACTGGCTGGCCGACGGACCACCGGACCTGCTCGACGACGCCACCCGGGCGCAGCCGCTGCTGTACGCGGTTGACTACGCGCTGGGCCGTACGGTGCTGAGCTGGGGCGTCCGGCCGGTCGCCCTGCTCGGACACAGCGTCGGCGAGCTGGCCGCGGCCACCCTGGCCGGGGTGCTGGACTTCGCCGACGGCGTACGGCTGATCCGGGACCGGGTGGCGAGCTGCCGGCTGGCACCCCCGGGCGGGATGCTGGCGGTGGCCGCCACCCCGGACGAGGTCGCCGCCCATCTGGGCGACGGGGTGGCCGTCGCCGCCGTCAACGCGCCCCGACAGCTCCTGCTCGCCGGACCCGCCGCGCCGCTCGCCGCGGCCGAGCGGGCGTTGCGTGCCGAGGGCCGGGCCTGTCTCCCGGTCCGGTCCCGGCAGCCCTTCCACAGTCCGGCGATGACCGCGGCGGCGGAGAGTTCGCTGGAACAGTGGCGGCTCACCCGGCTGCGTCCGCCCCGCCGGACCGTCTACTCGGCGTACCTGGGGGACGTGCTGACCGCCGCGCACGCCTGCGACCCGCGGTTCTGGGCCCGGCAGCCGGTCGACCCGGTGCTGTTCGGGCCCACCCTGGACCGGCTGCTCGCCGCCGGCGACGTGCTGCTGGTCGAAGCCGGGCCGGGCCGGGGTCTGACGGCGCTGGCCAGCCGGCACCGGGCGGTCGCCTCGGGGGCCAGCGCGGTGGTGGCGATGCTCCCGGCGCGGCCGGGTGGCCCGGACGACGACCGCGACGCGCTGCGCCTGGCGGCGCGGCGCATCGCGGTCGAGGCGCAGCTCGCTCACGAGGTGGTGCTGCCCCGGTAG
- a CDS encoding acyl carrier protein, with protein MTGITLDTLRDILVEAAGADESTGLDGDILDTPFRDLGYDSLALIETAARLRRRYGVEIPDEQVTELDTPRKLLDFVDAAVAAR; from the coding sequence ATGACCGGCATCACCCTGGACACGCTGCGCGACATCCTCGTCGAAGCCGCGGGCGCGGACGAGTCCACCGGACTCGACGGCGACATCCTGGACACCCCGTTCCGGGACCTCGGCTACGACTCGCTCGCCCTGATCGAGACCGCCGCCCGGCTCCGCCGCCGGTACGGGGTGGAGATCCCGGACGAGCAGGTGACCGAGCTGGACACCCCGAGGAAGCTGCTCGACTTCGTCGACGCCGCCGTGGCGGCGCGCTGA
- a CDS encoding ketosynthase chain-length factor, translating into MTDVVVTGLGVVAPNGLGVERCWAATLAGKSGIGRLDRYDPSGYRSRFAGLIDDFDAAEHLPNRLLPQTDRVTRLALVAADWALADAGVDTAALPPGGMGVVTTNASGGFEFTHTEMRKLWTEGPEFVSVYESFAWFYAANTGQISIRNDLRGPSTVLVTEQAGGLDVVGHARRTVRRGTPLVLTGGVESSLDPWGWVAHMASHRLSWQTDPRRSYLPFDVNADGHVPGEGGAILVVEDAARLDGRPCYGRITGYAATFDPPPGSGRRPGLFRAAESAVRDAGLTPADIDVVFADAAALPALDEVEAAALRELFGPYGVPVTAPKTMTGRLLGGGAPLDLAWALLAIRDSLVPPTVQSTDVLPEHRIDLVRDEPRAQRIDAALVLARGVGGYNSAVVLQAPTPD; encoded by the coding sequence ATGACCGACGTGGTGGTGACCGGGCTGGGCGTGGTGGCCCCGAACGGTCTCGGGGTGGAACGGTGCTGGGCCGCGACCCTGGCCGGCAAGTCGGGGATCGGCCGGCTGGACCGGTACGACCCGTCGGGCTACCGGAGCCGGTTCGCCGGGCTGATCGACGACTTCGACGCCGCCGAGCACCTGCCGAACCGGCTGCTGCCGCAGACCGACCGGGTCACCCGGTTGGCGCTGGTAGCCGCCGACTGGGCCCTGGCCGACGCCGGCGTGGACACCGCCGCGCTGCCACCCGGCGGGATGGGCGTGGTGACCACCAACGCGTCGGGCGGGTTCGAGTTCACCCACACCGAGATGCGCAAACTCTGGACCGAAGGCCCGGAGTTCGTCAGCGTCTACGAGTCGTTCGCCTGGTTCTACGCCGCCAACACGGGCCAGATCTCCATCCGCAACGACCTGCGCGGGCCGAGCACGGTGCTGGTCACCGAGCAGGCCGGCGGGCTCGACGTGGTCGGGCACGCCCGCCGTACGGTGCGCCGCGGCACGCCGCTGGTGCTCACCGGCGGGGTGGAGTCCTCCCTCGACCCGTGGGGCTGGGTGGCACACATGGCGTCGCACCGGCTGAGTTGGCAGACCGACCCGCGACGGTCGTACCTGCCGTTCGACGTCAACGCCGACGGGCACGTGCCCGGCGAGGGCGGCGCCATCCTGGTGGTGGAGGACGCCGCCCGACTCGACGGCCGGCCCTGCTACGGCCGGATCACCGGGTACGCGGCCACGTTCGACCCGCCACCCGGCTCGGGGCGGCGACCGGGCCTGTTCCGGGCGGCGGAGTCGGCCGTACGGGACGCCGGACTGACCCCCGCCGACATCGACGTGGTGTTCGCCGACGCGGCGGCACTGCCCGCCCTGGACGAGGTCGAGGCGGCGGCGCTGCGGGAGCTGTTCGGCCCGTACGGCGTACCGGTCACCGCGCCGAAGACCATGACCGGTCGTCTGCTGGGCGGCGGCGCGCCGCTGGACCTGGCCTGGGCGTTGCTGGCCATCCGGGACAGCCTGGTCCCGCCCACCGTCCAGTCCACCGACGTGCTGCCCGAACACCGGATCGACCTGGTACGCGACGAGCCACGGGCACAGCGGATCGACGCGGCCCTGGTCCTCGCCCGGGGTGTCGGCGGCTACAACTCCGCCGTCGTGCTCCAGGCGCCGACCCCCGACTGA
- a CDS encoding AfsR/SARP family transcriptional regulator, whose product MKIDLFGPVRVRGNNSVAQPTAPKQRQLAALLALRPNKLVTKDLIISELWQHSPPPSMTTTAQTYIYKLRKLLAEHSEARSGKELIKTHDPGYILTVDESQIDVFRFRVLARRARELSRERPETAAVVLREALGHLTEPPLVDVPLGPVLQIDAAQLAEEAISMVELRIELDMRLGRHQELVSELRSLVARHPLREWFHYHLILALARSGRRSEALQAYDRLRRTMREELGIDPQPLAERLQRVVLDGNDELLDPRLVPHALVGADR is encoded by the coding sequence ATGAAAATAGACCTTTTCGGCCCTGTCCGGGTGCGGGGAAACAACAGCGTGGCGCAACCCACCGCACCGAAGCAACGCCAACTGGCGGCGCTTCTCGCGCTTCGCCCGAACAAGCTGGTCACCAAGGACCTGATCATATCCGAACTGTGGCAACACAGCCCTCCACCGAGCATGACGACGACCGCGCAGACGTACATCTACAAGTTACGCAAGTTGCTCGCCGAACACTCGGAAGCAAGGTCCGGGAAGGAACTGATCAAAACTCACGACCCGGGCTACATTCTCACGGTCGACGAGTCGCAGATCGATGTCTTTCGCTTTCGCGTCCTGGCTAGGCGGGCTCGCGAGCTGAGCCGAGAACGACCCGAGACGGCAGCCGTGGTGCTACGGGAGGCGCTCGGGCACCTGACCGAGCCGCCGCTGGTCGACGTACCGCTGGGTCCCGTCCTCCAGATCGACGCCGCCCAGCTCGCCGAAGAGGCGATCAGCATGGTCGAGCTGCGGATCGAGTTGGACATGCGGCTCGGCCGCCACCAGGAGCTGGTCAGCGAGCTGCGCTCGCTGGTGGCGCGGCATCCGCTCCGTGAGTGGTTCCACTACCACCTGATCCTCGCGTTGGCCCGCTCCGGTCGGCGCAGCGAGGCATTGCAGGCGTACGACCGGCTCCGCCGCACCATGCGCGAGGAGCTCGGCATCGACCCGCAGCCGCTCGCCGAGCGGTTGCAGCGGGTGGTGCTGGACGGCAACGACGAGTTGCTGGACCCCCGGCTCGTCCCGCACGCGCTGGTCGGCGCGGACCGGTAG
- a CDS encoding alpha-galactosidase — MTLVHLRRARTSLVLDARGPGLPRVVYWGTDLGPLSAADLPALVDATVAPLVPSSFDVPAVLSLLPEAGAGWSGRPGLAGHRAGSAWTTAFQLTAVDVHDADTVPGASPGRPHPEPGQDPGPGDGWARVTVRAADPDGALTLTVEIELDPAGLLRMRHRLRNDGDRPYDLHGLTPVLPVPAVATELLDLTGRWCRERVPQRHPWPMGTWVREGRHGRTGHDATLLLVAGTPGFGFRHGEVWAVHTAWSGDHVTYAERLPTGAAVLGGGELLVPGEIRLAPGAEYATPLLYAVHSTDGLDGISDVLHTHLRARPEHPRTPRPVTLNVWEAVYFDHDLGRLRALADRAAEVGVERFVLDDGWFRGRRHDRAGLGDWSVDPDVWPDGLGPLVDHVRGHGMQFGLWVEPEMVSPDSDLYRAHPDWVLRPTDRLPLPWRHQQVLDLAHPDAYAHLLSRLDALLTGHPGIAYLKWDHNRDLTEAGHRGRPGVHAQTVAVYRLLDELRARHPGVEIESCSSGGGRVDLEILRRTDRVWPSDCNDALERVAIQRWTGLLLPPELIGAHIGPHRSHSTGRVHDLAFRAVTAIFGHHGIEWDISAVSAGERAELAAWVAAHKRLRPLLHSGRVVRVDHPDPAVEAHGVVAGDRSRAVYAISQLGTSVAQVPGPVRLPGLAPGRRYAVRPAAGVPQPAVLQVTAPGWLAAGGVTLTGRVLGAVGVQLPALRPEQALLLEVTAVDRGAGPPAAGVDGADVGGPVTGRDASRGR; from the coding sequence ATGACGCTCGTCCACCTGCGCCGTGCCCGGACCAGCCTGGTACTCGACGCCCGTGGCCCGGGGCTGCCCCGGGTCGTGTACTGGGGTACCGACCTGGGACCGCTGTCCGCCGCCGACCTGCCCGCCCTGGTCGACGCCACGGTCGCCCCGCTGGTGCCGAGCAGCTTCGACGTCCCGGCCGTCCTGTCCCTGCTGCCGGAGGCGGGCGCCGGCTGGAGCGGTCGCCCCGGGCTGGCCGGGCACCGCGCCGGTTCCGCCTGGACCACCGCGTTCCAGCTGACCGCCGTCGACGTCCACGACGCGGACACCGTCCCCGGCGCTTCCCCCGGGCGGCCGCACCCCGAGCCGGGCCAGGACCCGGGCCCCGGGGACGGGTGGGCGCGGGTGACCGTCCGGGCCGCCGATCCGGACGGGGCGCTCACCCTGACCGTCGAGATCGAACTGGACCCGGCCGGACTGCTCCGAATGCGCCACCGGCTACGCAACGACGGCGACCGCCCGTACGACCTGCACGGACTGACCCCGGTGCTGCCGGTCCCGGCGGTCGCCACCGAGCTGCTCGACCTCACCGGACGCTGGTGCCGGGAACGGGTCCCGCAACGGCACCCGTGGCCGATGGGTACCTGGGTACGGGAGGGCCGGCACGGGCGGACCGGACACGACGCCACCCTGCTGCTGGTGGCCGGGACCCCGGGCTTCGGCTTCCGGCACGGCGAGGTGTGGGCGGTGCACACCGCCTGGAGCGGCGACCACGTCACGTACGCCGAACGCCTGCCGACCGGCGCGGCCGTCCTGGGCGGCGGTGAGCTGCTCGTTCCCGGTGAGATCAGGCTCGCGCCCGGCGCGGAGTACGCCACTCCCCTGCTGTACGCCGTGCACTCCACCGACGGGCTGGACGGGATCAGCGACGTGCTGCACACCCATCTGCGCGCCCGTCCGGAGCATCCGCGTACGCCCCGGCCGGTGACTCTCAACGTGTGGGAGGCGGTCTACTTCGACCACGACCTGGGGCGGCTGCGCGCCCTCGCCGACCGGGCCGCCGAGGTGGGCGTGGAACGTTTCGTGCTCGACGACGGCTGGTTCCGGGGCCGCCGGCACGACCGGGCCGGCCTGGGCGACTGGTCCGTCGACCCCGACGTCTGGCCGGACGGCTTGGGACCGCTGGTGGACCACGTGCGTGGGCACGGCATGCAGTTCGGGCTCTGGGTGGAACCGGAGATGGTCAGCCCGGACTCCGACCTGTACCGGGCCCACCCCGACTGGGTGCTCCGACCGACGGACCGGCTTCCGCTGCCATGGCGGCACCAGCAGGTGCTCGACCTCGCCCACCCCGACGCGTACGCCCACCTGCTGTCCCGGCTGGACGCGCTACTCACCGGACATCCGGGCATCGCATACCTCAAGTGGGACCACAACCGGGACCTGACCGAAGCCGGGCACCGGGGCCGGCCGGGGGTGCACGCGCAGACCGTCGCGGTCTACCGGCTGCTCGACGAGCTGCGGGCCCGGCACCCCGGCGTGGAGATCGAGAGCTGCTCGTCCGGCGGGGGCCGGGTGGACCTGGAGATCCTGCGCCGCACCGACCGGGTCTGGCCCAGCGACTGCAACGACGCCCTGGAGCGGGTCGCCATCCAGCGCTGGACCGGGCTGCTGCTCCCACCCGAGCTGATCGGCGCGCACATCGGCCCGCACCGGTCGCACAGCACCGGCCGGGTGCACGACCTGGCCTTCCGCGCGGTCACCGCGATCTTCGGCCACCACGGCATCGAGTGGGACATCAGCGCGGTCTCCGCCGGGGAACGGGCCGAACTGGCCGCCTGGGTAGCCGCGCACAAACGCCTCCGACCGCTGCTGCACTCCGGTCGGGTGGTCCGGGTCGACCACCCCGACCCGGCCGTCGAGGCACACGGCGTGGTCGCCGGGGACCGCTCCCGGGCGGTGTACGCGATCTCCCAGCTCGGGACGTCGGTGGCCCAGGTCCCCGGCCCGGTGCGGCTACCGGGTCTGGCACCGGGGCGGCGGTACGCGGTACGACCGGCGGCCGGCGTGCCGCAGCCGGCGGTGCTCCAGGTGACCGCGCCCGGGTGGCTGGCCGCCGGCGGAGTGACCCTCACCGGGCGGGTGCTCGGCGCGGTCGGGGTGCAGCTACCGGCGCTCCGCCCCGAACAGGCGCTGCTGCTGGAGGTCACCGCCGTCGACCGCGGTGCCGGGCCGCCTGCCGCGGGGGTGGACGGCGCGGACGTCGGCGGGCCGGTCACCGGCCGCGACGCGAGCCGCGGCCGGTGA
- a CDS encoding LLM class flavin-dependent oxidoreductase — MPVEFVGIGATNDGSELQARSGPAFDREHTLKLARAHEAHGWDRVLYLYGSGAPDPAMVASYVAAHTETLGLLVAHRPNVSYPTFAAKTFATLDQICDGRLAVHFITGGNDREQRREGDTLSKDERYARTREYISVVKRIWTSEEPFDHHGKYYSFENFVSDIRPARQPRPIVSFGGSSPAAYAAGGAEADIYCLLGEPLEHTREQIASVRAAARAAGRADLPRIQVGFRPIIAPTEEKAWDRAREILRRIEDNTSAGGALRYAVTRPENTGSQRLLAIAEKAERYGRTLWTPTATATGAIGNSMALVGTPETVAAALLDYYDLGVTVLNTNGYHILEDAVDFGREVIPLVRAEVARRDAEQAVADRAVPHDGPDLPAYRGSTTS, encoded by the coding sequence GTGCCCGTTGAATTCGTCGGCATCGGCGCCACCAATGACGGATCCGAACTCCAGGCGAGATCCGGCCCGGCGTTCGACCGGGAACACACCCTGAAACTGGCCCGGGCGCACGAGGCCCACGGCTGGGACCGGGTGCTGTATCTCTACGGCTCCGGCGCACCCGACCCGGCAATGGTGGCGTCATACGTCGCAGCGCACACCGAAACCCTCGGTCTACTGGTGGCGCACCGACCGAACGTGTCGTATCCCACCTTCGCCGCGAAAACCTTCGCCACTCTCGACCAGATCTGCGACGGCCGGCTCGCCGTGCACTTCATCACCGGCGGGAACGATCGGGAACAACGGCGGGAAGGCGACACCCTGAGCAAGGACGAACGGTACGCGCGCACCCGGGAGTACATCAGCGTCGTCAAACGGATCTGGACCAGCGAAGAACCGTTCGACCATCACGGGAAGTACTACTCCTTCGAGAATTTCGTCAGTGACATCAGGCCCGCGCGGCAACCCCGCCCAATCGTCTCGTTCGGCGGTTCGTCTCCGGCCGCCTACGCTGCGGGCGGCGCGGAGGCGGACATCTACTGTCTACTCGGCGAGCCGCTCGAACACACCCGGGAACAGATCGCCTCGGTCCGTGCCGCGGCGCGGGCGGCGGGCCGCGCGGATCTGCCGCGCATCCAGGTCGGTTTCCGTCCGATCATCGCCCCGACCGAGGAAAAGGCATGGGACCGGGCCCGGGAGATTCTCCGCAGAATAGAGGACAACACGTCCGCCGGAGGCGCTCTGCGGTACGCGGTGACCCGACCGGAGAACACCGGATCGCAACGCCTGCTGGCGATCGCCGAGAAGGCCGAACGGTACGGCAGGACGCTGTGGACGCCGACCGCCACCGCGACCGGCGCGATCGGCAACTCCATGGCCCTGGTCGGCACCCCGGAGACCGTGGCCGCCGCCCTGCTCGACTACTACGACCTGGGGGTGACCGTGCTGAACACCAACGGCTACCACATCCTCGAGGACGCTGTCGACTTCGGCCGGGAGGTCATTCCCCTGGTCCGGGCGGAGGTCGCCCGGCGGGACGCGGAACAGGCGGTGGCCGACCGGGCCGTACCGCACGACGGCCCGGACCTGCCGGCCTACCGGGGCAGCACCACCTCGTGA
- a CDS encoding beta-ketoacyl-[acyl-carrier-protein] synthase family protein: protein MNRRVVITGLGVLAPGGGDTGAFWDMIVAGRSATRLISTFDPSPYRSRVAGECDFDPAAHGFTPREIRRMDRASQFGVVCARAAVGDSGIDLASLPPERLAVVVGTATGSATSLEREYLVLSDSGRQWVVDADYQSAGLFDYFVPSAISAEVARSVGAEGPVTILSSGCTSGLDAIGHAYQLVQEGSAEVVLAGGTEAPITPITVACFDAIKATTPRNDDPAGACRPFDRTRNGFALAEGAAMLVLEERGHAERRGATVYAEITGYATRCNAYHMTGLRPDGREMTEAINDALKQSDLGAAPVDYVNAHGSGTRQNDIHETAAVKRSLGADVYRTPMSSIKSMVGHSLGAIGSIEIAACALAIRHDVVPPTANLREPDPECDLDYVPLVAREHRVSTALTVGSGFGGFQSALVLRDPTVVAR from the coding sequence GCCCGGTGGCGGCGACACCGGGGCGTTCTGGGACATGATCGTCGCCGGGCGCAGCGCCACCCGCCTCATCTCCACCTTCGATCCCAGCCCGTACCGCTCGCGCGTCGCGGGGGAGTGCGACTTCGACCCGGCGGCGCACGGGTTCACCCCCCGGGAGATCCGCCGGATGGACCGGGCCAGCCAGTTCGGGGTGGTGTGTGCCCGCGCGGCCGTCGGGGACAGCGGAATCGACCTGGCCAGCCTTCCGCCGGAGCGGCTGGCGGTGGTGGTGGGGACCGCGACCGGTTCGGCCACCAGCCTGGAGCGCGAGTACCTGGTGCTGTCCGACTCGGGGAGACAGTGGGTGGTCGACGCGGACTACCAGTCGGCCGGCCTCTTCGACTACTTCGTGCCCAGCGCGATCTCCGCGGAGGTGGCCCGGTCGGTGGGCGCGGAGGGGCCGGTCACCATCCTCTCCTCCGGCTGCACCTCCGGTCTCGACGCGATCGGCCACGCCTACCAGCTGGTGCAGGAGGGCAGCGCGGAGGTGGTGCTCGCCGGGGGCACCGAGGCCCCGATCACGCCGATCACCGTCGCCTGCTTCGACGCCATCAAGGCCACCACGCCCCGCAACGACGACCCGGCCGGCGCCTGCCGGCCGTTCGACCGGACCCGCAACGGTTTCGCGCTCGCCGAGGGAGCGGCCATGCTCGTACTGGAGGAACGGGGGCACGCGGAACGTCGCGGCGCGACGGTGTACGCGGAGATCACCGGGTACGCCACCCGGTGCAACGCGTACCACATGACCGGTCTGCGTCCCGACGGTCGGGAGATGACCGAGGCGATCAACGACGCGCTGAAGCAGTCCGACCTGGGAGCCGCCCCGGTCGACTACGTCAACGCGCACGGCTCCGGCACCCGGCAGAACGACATCCACGAGACGGCGGCGGTCAAACGCAGCCTCGGCGCGGACGTCTACCGCACCCCGATGAGCTCGATCAAGTCGATGGTCGGGCACTCGCTCGGCGCGATCGGCTCGATCGAGATCGCCGCCTGCGCGCTGGCGATCCGGCACGACGTGGTGCCGCCGACCGCGAACCTGCGCGAACCGGACCCGGAGTGCGACCTGGACTACGTGCCGCTGGTGGCCCGGGAGCACCGGGTGTCCACCGCGCTGACCGTGGGCAGCGGTTTCGGTGGGTTCCAGAGCGCCCTGGTCCTGCGCGACCCGACGGTGGTGGCGCGATGA
- a CDS encoding nuclear transport factor 2 family protein, with product MTPRPAPAELYVEVQQFYARQMHLLDAGRLDEFAGTFTPDGSHQPSPDKPPAYGRADIVAAIRQFDERYRDDPVVRRHWFNMLCVAPDDDGSIRADYYALVVATRPGVQPIIPTSCLVHDVLHRVEGRLYVRSRRIDHDQSRVVQLAGASRG from the coding sequence ATGACCCCCCGACCCGCCCCGGCCGAGCTGTACGTCGAGGTCCAGCAGTTCTACGCCCGCCAGATGCACCTGCTCGACGCCGGCCGGCTCGACGAGTTCGCCGGAACCTTCACCCCGGACGGCTCGCACCAGCCGTCACCGGACAAGCCACCCGCGTACGGCCGGGCCGACATCGTCGCGGCCATCCGGCAGTTCGACGAGCGGTACCGGGACGACCCGGTCGTGCGGCGGCACTGGTTCAACATGCTCTGTGTCGCCCCGGACGACGACGGTTCGATCCGCGCCGACTACTACGCCCTGGTCGTCGCCACCCGGCCCGGTGTGCAACCGATCATCCCCACCAGTTGTCTCGTCCACGACGTGCTGCACCGCGTGGAGGGTCGGCTGTACGTCCGGTCCCGCCGGATCGACCACGACCAGAGCCGGGTCGTCCAGCTCGCCGGGGCGTCCCGTGGCTGA